In the genome of Oligoflexus sp., the window GCGCCCGCCCCCGCCCGAACTCATAGCTTACTCAAGAGTGTCGATAATCCAGCGAGGCCTGCTTTCAACGTTAAGCGATGGTAGCCATGGACATATTTTTTAGAGACAGGGATGTCAAAGTACTGGTCGTGGACCCGTCCGGGGCATCCCGTACACTTTTGTCCGAAGTCATTCGCAGTCTAGGCTTTGCTGACGTGAACGGTGTGCCCAATCTCAAGGACGCCTTGAGCGTGATGGAAGTGGAAAAGGTTCGCTGGCTGATTACGCCCGTGTTTCCCGATCAGCATGAAAACCTCCTGCAGGTGCTTAATCTTTACACCTCAGTTCCTGAATTGCATCAGCTGCGGGTGTCCGCCTTGGTTGAAGAAACGGAAATGGATCTTTTGCCCGCCTGTTTTGAACGTGGGCTGCTTTCCTATCATAAAAAACCTTTTACGAAAGACTCGCTCATCAATGAGCTGAAGGACTTTCTGCAGCGCTATGAAAAATTCAACTGGCGTTCGAGCCAGATGGCAGGATCCTATCTGCGGCAGAATCTTCTTTATCTGGGACTTTACGATGAGCTGTTGGCCTTTGAACGTCAGCTTTTGAAATTTTCACCCGCGGATCTGGGCCAGTATCTGAACCTTGCCGTTCCCCTGGCCAAGACCGGAAAGCTGGATGAAGCCAAGGCCATCCTCTCGCAGCTGAAGAAGATTGATAACTCCCTGGATGCCTCCATCAAACAGATCTGCGCGACCTATCTTCCCGGCGAAGACCTGTCCAGCGTCAGCGGCGTGGGTATGAACATGCTGGGTCTGAAGACGGCCATTGTCCTGGACAGTGACACCTCGATTCGCACGGAAATTCAAGCGGCGCTGCAGGAAATGGGTGTGGAGAATATTCACGCCTTTGAAGACGGGATCAGTGCGCATGAGCACATCAAGCAGCACAACAATCCCGACCTCATCCTTCAGGAGTGGCGGGTTCCCAAATTAACCGGACCACTCTTCCTGCAAAGAGCCCAGGAGGAAGGCGCGAAGGCGACTCCAGTGATTCTGGTCAGCTCACTTGTACAAAAAGAGGACATTCCCTTCGTGCGGGAAATGGGTATTGCCCACACCCTGCAAAAGCCCTTTCAGCGCAAGGAACTCGTTCAATCCATCATCTGGACCGTGCAGCAGGATCGGCAGCCGACCGAGCAGAGCAGCATGGAGCGTAAAATGCGTCAGCTGCTGCAGGAGCGGCATTTCGATGAAGCTGCCAAAATCAAGGAACGATATATCTCGGACGCCACCATCAATGTGGGCGCCAAGGAGTTAATCGAAGCGGAATTCGCCTACGCCTTCGGTGATAACGAAAAAGCCCGGGATTTTGGGATTGAGGCGATCAAGCACGCCGGCGAGTCGATCTTCATTTTGAACCTGTTGGGCAAGGCGCTTATCAACCTGCGCGAATTTGAAACCGCATTGAAATGCTTTCAAAAGGCGCAAACGCTGGCTCCTTTAAACCTGGAGCGCCTGTGTCAGATCGCAGAAATCCATTCTGAACTGGGCGACACGAGCAAGGCCAATGAGATTCTGGAAGAAGCCAAGGACATCGACCCCGACAGTCAAAGAGTCAAGGAGGCGGAAGCCAAGGCCGCCATCAACAACGGCGAGACCGGCGTCGCGAAGAAGATCATGGCCCAGTTGAAGGCCATGGAAAATGTTGTGGCCTATATGAATAACCGTTCGGTGGCCATGGCGCGTTGCGGCATGATCAACGAAGGAATCGAAGGCTACAATAAAACCCTCGAAGCCATACCGGATGAGCGACCTGATATCAAAGGCATCGTTCACTACAACATAGCCTTCGCCTATATTCGGGCCAGCAAACTGCCCGAGGCCAAGGCACAGCTGGAGCAGGCTCTTCAGCATAAGACGACCAAAGTGCTCGCGAAATCCGAGGGTCTTTTGAAGCGGGTGAATCATGCGATCGAAAAGGGCACGCAGTTGAATATCGCGAAGAACGATCATGCCCTGACCCGCACCCTTGGTGATCTTAACGCCCAGACTCCGGCGGCTTCCGCTCCCGCGGAAAAAAGCGCGGTGGATGAAGCGAAGGAAATGGCCAAGAGCAAGGTGCTGGCGATTGTTGACAGCAAACCAGGTGAGATGGCCTGTCACATGGTTTATAAGAGTTCCCTGCAGAATACCAGAACCGCGAAGATGCTCGAAGGACAGGTTCGCTTCAATCCTCGTAAAGCTATCGAAAGAGCGGAGTCGATGGGTGCCGATCGTTTGGCCGCGTCTGGAAGCTAGGGTTTAAGTCTTATGAAATGCGCAGGAGTCGCTATGATCCGCCAGCTGTTTTTGTCCTTCTGCCTGTGGATGTTCACCCAGGCAGGCGCGGAAGCCCAAATCCACACCATGAGTGCCGAGCAAACCCAAAAACTCGATGAACTGATTAAGCAGGCTACAGAACTTGCCAGAAATCCTGATCTCGTGGCTGCCGTTCGCGACTATAATATGAAGGGTCGTGACAGCACGAAGGATATGGATCAGGATAAGTGGTCGAAGCTGACCATCATGGATCCTATCCTGAAGGACATTCGATCCAATGCCACCTCGAAAATTCTCTTCAGCAAAAAAGCTGATGTGGTATCAGAAGCCTTCGTATGCGGGGCGGACGGAACGAAGGTGAGTTTTCTTTCCAAGCCCAGCTCCTGGTCGCATAAAGGCAAAGCCAAGCATGATGAGCCCATGGCCGGCAAGATCTGGATTGGCAAACCGGAAAAGGATGCCTCGACCGGATTGAGCCAGGTGCAGTTTGCGCTTCCCATTCTCGATGCAGGCCAGCCCATCGGATCTCTTGTGATTGGCGTGGCCGTTAATAAGCTTTAATCAAAAAGGCACAGGTTCGTGATGAAACGTTTTCTTGTGCTCGGGCTCAATCTCTGCATTTTCCTATCAGGCTGCCACGGATCATCCGCGCGTCCTGATGTGAACACCCTTGTCAAGCCGGATCAACAGCTTGTCCTGCGTGAGTCTCTGCCGAAGCCGCTGCCAACAGTGATGGATGATCTGGTTGTTTTCGGTGACAGCCTTTCCGATACCGGGCGTCTTCACCGTCGCAGTGCAGGCCTTTACATTCCTCCTGATGTTTACTGGCAAGGCCGCATAACCAATGGTCCCAACTGGACGGATTATGTCTGTGGGGCACTGACCTGCCGCGTGCATAATCATGCGGTCGCCGGTGCCGCCACGCGCCTTGATAAGTTCTTTTTGCGCTGGGTTCTGCGGCCTCTGGATGCGCAGGTGGACGAGTTCATGAGCGACGAGGCCGGAACGATTTCCGATAAGACCGTCGCCGTCATCTGGATCGGTGCCAACAATTATCTGAAGATCCTCGACATGAAACCGGATGAAGTTCGTGCCGACATCAAAGCGTCGGCCACGAGGCTTTTGCAAGGGCCGATCAAGCGTCTTTTGATCGGCAGCATGCCGTCGCTGGCAGGTCTCTTGAAAGCGCCGCACAAGGCGGACCCTGTGCCCATGGAAAAGTATCGGGAGATCACACTCATTCACAACCGCAACATGCACGCCGTCATCGACGAGCTGCAGCAGGAATTTCCCGGTAAATCCATCGCTCTTTATGATGCCTATGAAATCAATCAGGCGACCGTCGACAGGCCGGCGGACTTTGGCTTCACGAGTCTTACGGATGGCTGCTATAAGGGCAATTATCGTGGCGAATACGATGGAGAACCGGGATTCTGCTCGGATTATCTGGGCTGGAAGTTTTGGGACTACACGCATCCGAATAGCCGTATGCACTGCTATTACGCGGCGCGCTTTCTGCAGTCCCTGCACGAAGCGGGATGGCTGGAACAGGTCGATGCTGAAAACGCCATCGACCGTTGCCGTCAGCTGTGAAACTCAGTAGCCGTCATCTTCATCATAAACGACGACATACCAGATGATGCTCCGCTCGCGATGAGCCACCGATCGCATCTGGATCATCTGCTCATCCCAATCCACGGACTCCACTTCCATGACTTCGCCGCGATAGACCAGCTCGCGCTCGCTCATCGCCTGCTGCACAAGGCGCTGGAATTCCATGGGCCTTAGACTGATATACTCCAAACACTTGGAACCTGTGGAGCCGCCGATCGCGCCGCCGGCGAACGCGGATCCTCCGCAGAGCAGGGCCACGGCCAAACACAAAGCTTTCATAATAATCTCTCCTGACCCTTGAGGACGTTGAACAGAGTTCCAAAAAAGATGAGGACATCGCCGCGATTGGCCTTGTCACCGATGATGGCAAAGGCGTCTTCACAGAATTTGGCTTCCAGATCGGCCAGCTTCAGAGCGGCTTCCTTGTTCAAGGATTCCCAGCCAACGTAAGCCGCGGATGCGCCTTTCAGCTCATCGTTCTTACGGGAACACATGCTGATGAAGGTGGCGAGACTCCGTCTTGCATGTTCGAAGGAGGACGAACCCACGTCCTGATCCAAAATCCACTTGTCGCCTTTGCGCGTAAGAACGCCGGAGGCCACGATGTCTTCAAAGTAAGGGATGAGATTCTGCCCATAGGCTTCGATCACATCCTTTTCATCCACGCCATGAATATAGCTGGCCAGCACAAGGATTTTCAGATGCTCGTCCGAATGCAGAAAACGGGAAAGATCATCCTCGGTCGTGCGATAACTGACGTTTACGACGAAGCGTTTGAGCGCCGGCCAGCGGCTGCCGACGAAATCGCGCAGCTCCGCCTCGGGCATGATAATCGAGGCGATGGCAATCGCCACTTCCTGGGAGGGATCCACTTCACCCTGGGCCACGCGGCGCACGGTGGAGTAGCTCACTGACGAGAGACGCGCCAGCATCTGCAGGCTTCGCGTCTGCCGTCCTTCCAGCCAGCGTGAAATTGCGGCTGCCAACGATTGAGCGGTAGTCGTCATAGGTCGAAAATTTTCCCTGGGTTCAAGATACCGTTCGGATCAAAGATGCTTTTGATCCGTCGCATGGTGTCCACCACTTCCTTCGGCGCGCAGAAGTGAAGGTCCGCCTTCTTCAGAACGCCGATGCCATGCTCCGCCGAAATACTGCCGCGATATTTTTCCACGAGCTTGAAGACTTCGACCTCGGTGGCGCGCGTCAGCGAGCGGAAATGGTCGTAATCCATGCTGCTGGGTGCGGAGTAGTTCAGGTGAAGGTTGCCGTCGCCGATGTGACCGAAGAGGAACATCTGCACGCCCTGGATCTTCTCCAGGACCTTTTCCATTTCCTTGATAAAGGGCGGCAGGCTGCTGATCGGCAAAGCGATATCGTTTTTCCGGACGAGGCCTTCCATCGAAACCGATTCACTGATGAGTTCGCGCAGTCCCCAAAGGTTATGGAATTCAGACGAACTCGACGCGATCACGGCGTCGGAGATCAGGCCGCGTTCAAAGGCCTCTTCCAAAAAGGGCTCCATCGGATCGGTCGCGCCGTCAGGCTGCTTTTCAAACTCGAGCAGGACATAGAACGCGTGCTTATCCTGGAAGGGATTCTGTCTTTGCGTCTGATGCTTCAGCACAAGGTTCAAGCAGGCTTTGGTGAAAAATTCAAAGGCCGTCGGATGAATGCCGCGCAGGTTCACGAGCCCAAGGAGCTGCGTGATCTTTTCAAAACTGTCGGTCGCCATACAGGTGAGGCGCAGTTCCTTCGGCAAGGTCGCAAGCTTCATCGTGGCCTTGGTCACGATACCGAGAGTGCCTTCCGAAGCCACGAAAAGATGCTTCAGATCGTAACCGATATTATTTTTTCTAAGGTCGTAGTTCAGATCCAGAACGGTCCCATCGGCAAGCACCACTTCAAGGCCGAGGACCTGCTCGCGTGTTCCACCGTAGCGGATCAGCTTCAGTCCACCAGCATTGGTGGCGATGTTGCCTCCCAGCTGGCAGCTGCCTTTGGCGGCCAGATCCACGGGATAGAAAAGCCCGGCCTCTTTCGCCTCTTTTTGCAGCGTTTCGATGATGACGCCGGCCTCGGCTGTCACGCTCATATTGATCGGATCCATGCTCAGGATGCGATTCATTTTTTCAAGCGAGACGACGAGTTCGAGATTCGAAGCGTTGGCGGCACCGGCCAAACCTGTGCGACCGCCGCTCGGAACCACACGGATTCTATGCTCGTTGCAATAACGCAGAATCCGGCTGACTTCGTCCGTGGTTTTCGGAAAAACAACCGCGAGGGGATTGGGCGTCGAACGGGTCCAATCCTTGCCGTAAACCTGAAGGTCATCGGGCTTTACGGTCAAACGCGATTCAGTGACGATAGCTTTGAGGGCTTCAAGGTGCGCGGCGTTCACGGCATGTCCTTTCATGTGGCGTAGGCCCAGGATCTTAGCAGGGAAAACTCTTAGCGCCTAGCGTGTTCCCGCTGCTTTTAATACTTCTCCAGAATCTCATACAAAGCCTGATCCTGGCGGCGGCGAAACTCCGCCACAGTGGGCTGGTTGCCCGGACTTTGACCGTTGTTCAGGATGGCGAAAGCCAGCGTTCCGTGCTTCGGATGGCCCATATATCCGGCCAGACTTGACACGGAAACCGGCTGGGAAAGCGTGCCCGTTTTGGCACGAACAAGACCCTGAATTTCGCCATCACCCAGCTTTTTAAAGCGTTTTTCGAGAGTTCCCGTTAAACCCGACGAAGGAAAACTCGCCAGGAATTCCGGATAAAGTTCCATGTGCTGATGCATGTAGACAAGCACTTTCACAATCTGCTCCGCACTGAAGCGATTGCGGTTATCCAGGCCCGAGCCGTTGATGATTTCAAATTTATCCTTGATGCCCACTTCATCACGCAGAAAACGCTCGATGGCGCGCACGCCATTTTTCAGGGTGCCGCTGCCATCCGCATCCGCGGTCCCACGTTCTGGAAAGGCTGCCCCCAGACGTTTCACGAGCATATCGGCGATGAAGTTATTCGAGAAATGATTGAGGCCGTGCACGATATAGCCCAAATCGTAGCTTTCCAGCGTGTAAAGCAATCGAGCTGACGCAGGCGTGGACCCTTCCTTGACCTTGCCGTGCACCATGATGTCGTTGGCCTGTAAAAATGCCCGCAGCTGCTCGCCGCCTTCTGTCACGGCATCGCCCATGGAGCGATAGAGCTTGACCATCGGAGCCTGCGCGCCGATGGAGCCGGACACCACAAGGCTCGACTGATTCCCACGACTTTGTCGGACCGCCTGGATCGAACTTTTGACGCCGCTTGAGGTGCTGGTGTTGTTGATCAGAGGCAGGTTGGGAATGGGATAGGGATCAAAATTCACGCGGCCTTTGGCTCCAGGGCCCGTGCCGGGGGAAATCGCAATCGGCAGCGTATTGAAGTTAAGACCGAAGGCGCTGACCGGCGCATCATAGGCGCGATCGGAGGCGTCGACTCCATCCTGGCGCGACGAATCTCTTTTCTCGCTATCGAAAAGATCGTTGTCGATGATCAGGTCGCCGCTGAAACTCTTCACGCCGAGATGTTTAAGATCCGCAGCCAGCTGCCAGAGTTTCTCGCTGATGACGAGGGGATCGCCGTCACCTTTCACATAGAGATTTCCCTGAATCATCTCGCCGCTGCGCATGCCCGTGTGATAGAAGCGCGTTTTGAAGGTATGCGAAGGACCGAAGTAATGCAGAAGCGCTGCCGAGGTGATGACTTTCGTCACGGAAGCCGGCGTCAGCGCCTTGTCCGGGCCATTGGAATAGACCACCTTTCCATCACTTAATCTTTGCACCAGAATGGACTCGACATTGCCATTGATGTTGGTCAGAGCCGGCGCAGGTTTGGCAACACCTGAGCCGAGAGTCGCGATCACAAGAAAAGCAGAGAACG includes:
- a CDS encoding response regulator; translation: MDIFFRDRDVKVLVVDPSGASRTLLSEVIRSLGFADVNGVPNLKDALSVMEVEKVRWLITPVFPDQHENLLQVLNLYTSVPELHQLRVSALVEETEMDLLPACFERGLLSYHKKPFTKDSLINELKDFLQRYEKFNWRSSQMAGSYLRQNLLYLGLYDELLAFERQLLKFSPADLGQYLNLAVPLAKTGKLDEAKAILSQLKKIDNSLDASIKQICATYLPGEDLSSVSGVGMNMLGLKTAIVLDSDTSIRTEIQAALQEMGVENIHAFEDGISAHEHIKQHNNPDLILQEWRVPKLTGPLFLQRAQEEGAKATPVILVSSLVQKEDIPFVREMGIAHTLQKPFQRKELVQSIIWTVQQDRQPTEQSSMERKMRQLLQERHFDEAAKIKERYISDATINVGAKELIEAEFAYAFGDNEKARDFGIEAIKHAGESIFILNLLGKALINLREFETALKCFQKAQTLAPLNLERLCQIAEIHSELGDTSKANEILEEAKDIDPDSQRVKEAEAKAAINNGETGVAKKIMAQLKAMENVVAYMNNRSVAMARCGMINEGIEGYNKTLEAIPDERPDIKGIVHYNIAFAYIRASKLPEAKAQLEQALQHKTTKVLAKSEGLLKRVNHAIEKGTQLNIAKNDHALTRTLGDLNAQTPAASAPAEKSAVDEAKEMAKSKVLAIVDSKPGEMACHMVYKSSLQNTRTAKMLEGQVRFNPRKAIERAESMGADRLAASGS
- a CDS encoding SGNH/GDSL hydrolase family protein, with the protein product MKRFLVLGLNLCIFLSGCHGSSARPDVNTLVKPDQQLVLRESLPKPLPTVMDDLVVFGDSLSDTGRLHRRSAGLYIPPDVYWQGRITNGPNWTDYVCGALTCRVHNHAVAGAATRLDKFFLRWVLRPLDAQVDEFMSDEAGTISDKTVAVIWIGANNYLKILDMKPDEVRADIKASATRLLQGPIKRLLIGSMPSLAGLLKAPHKADPVPMEKYREITLIHNRNMHAVIDELQQEFPGKSIALYDAYEINQATVDRPADFGFTSLTDGCYKGNYRGEYDGEPGFCSDYLGWKFWDYTHPNSRMHCYYAARFLQSLHEAGWLEQVDAENAIDRCRQL
- a CDS encoding helix-turn-helix transcriptional regulator; the protein is MTTTAQSLAAAISRWLEGRQTRSLQMLARLSSVSYSTVRRVAQGEVDPSQEVAIAIASIIMPEAELRDFVGSRWPALKRFVVNVSYRTTEDDLSRFLHSDEHLKILVLASYIHGVDEKDVIEAYGQNLIPYFEDIVASGVLTRKGDKWILDQDVGSSSFEHARRSLATFISMCSRKNDELKGASAAYVGWESLNKEAALKLADLEAKFCEDAFAIIGDKANRGDVLIFFGTLFNVLKGQERLL
- a CDS encoding FAD-binding oxidoreductase, which gives rise to MKGHAVNAAHLEALKAIVTESRLTVKPDDLQVYGKDWTRSTPNPLAVVFPKTTDEVSRILRYCNEHRIRVVPSGGRTGLAGAANASNLELVVSLEKMNRILSMDPINMSVTAEAGVIIETLQKEAKEAGLFYPVDLAAKGSCQLGGNIATNAGGLKLIRYGGTREQVLGLEVVLADGTVLDLNYDLRKNNIGYDLKHLFVASEGTLGIVTKATMKLATLPKELRLTCMATDSFEKITQLLGLVNLRGIHPTAFEFFTKACLNLVLKHQTQRQNPFQDKHAFYVLLEFEKQPDGATDPMEPFLEEAFERGLISDAVIASSSSEFHNLWGLRELISESVSMEGLVRKNDIALPISSLPPFIKEMEKVLEKIQGVQMFLFGHIGDGNLHLNYSAPSSMDYDHFRSLTRATEVEVFKLVEKYRGSISAEHGIGVLKKADLHFCAPKEVVDTMRRIKSIFDPNGILNPGKIFDL
- the dacB gene encoding D-alanyl-D-alanine carboxypeptidase/D-alanyl-D-alanine endopeptidase, with product MRLPSFSAFLVIATLGSGVAKPAPALTNINGNVESILVQRLSDGKVVYSNGPDKALTPASVTKVITSAALLHYFGPSHTFKTRFYHTGMRSGEMIQGNLYVKGDGDPLVISEKLWQLAADLKHLGVKSFSGDLIIDNDLFDSEKRDSSRQDGVDASDRAYDAPVSAFGLNFNTLPIAISPGTGPGAKGRVNFDPYPIPNLPLINNTSTSSGVKSSIQAVRQSRGNQSSLVVSGSIGAQAPMVKLYRSMGDAVTEGGEQLRAFLQANDIMVHGKVKEGSTPASARLLYTLESYDLGYIVHGLNHFSNNFIADMLVKRLGAAFPERGTADADGSGTLKNGVRAIERFLRDEVGIKDKFEIINGSGLDNRNRFSAEQIVKVLVYMHQHMELYPEFLASFPSSGLTGTLEKRFKKLGDGEIQGLVRAKTGTLSQPVSVSSLAGYMGHPKHGTLAFAILNNGQSPGNQPTVAEFRRRQDQALYEILEKY